The genomic window AAATAGATTTCGTCTAGCTTAACATATTTTAAGTAATAGGATATTAGAATTAGAAGAATGAAGAAAATAGAGATAAAATCATATCTGATCTGTTTTTAGAGGTTAAGGTTATAATTAGTGAACAGCTAGACGTTATTGACCAAATATTGCAGATTATTGTTACAACAGATTACAATAAACACCCAGGACGGTTTTTTTTGACACAATCAACAGCAACACTATTATCATTGATATGCCAAACCTGGATATTACAGCAAATCACACTCAAACTAACGATAATAAAACTTCTAATCTCGACAATATACTTGCGCCTACTGATAGTTTTATCAATCGCCATATTGGGCCCAATCGCCAAGAAATTGATAAAATGCTCAAGATGCTAGGCTTTTCTACCCTAGAGCAACTGATAGATGCTACCGTACCCCAAGGCATACGCCTTAGTAAATCGTTAAATTTACCCGAAGCACAAAGTGAATACGGTGCATTAGCCCAATTAAAGTCTATTGCTTCTAAAAATCAGATATTTCGCTCCTATATCGGCATGGGTTATCATGACTGTATTACCCCCCCAGTCATTCAACGCAACATCTTAGAAAACCCAGGTTGGTACACCGCTTATACGCCATATCAAGCGGAAATTGCCCAAGGAAGACTAGAAGCCCTCTTAAACTATCAAACCATGATAGTAGAGTTAACCGGACTTGAAATTGCTAATGCTTCCTTACTGGATGAAGGAACAGCAGCAGCGGAAGCCATGAGCATGAGTTATGGTTTATGTAAAAACAAAAAGGCTAATGCTTTCTTTGTCGACTCCCATTGTCACCCCCAAACAATCGAAGTCATTAGAACAAGGGCGTATCCTTTAGGAATTGATTTGATTATTGCTGACCATCGCTTCTTTGACTTTGATACGGAGATTTTTGGCGCATTATTACAATATCCTGCTACCGATGGCACTCTCTACGACTATCGCACCTTTATCGAAACCGCACACAATCAGGGTGCATTAGTGACCGTTGCTGCTGACCCTCTCAGTTTAGCACTCTTAACACCACCCGGAGAATTTGGCGCAGATATTGCCGTAGGAAGCACCCAACGCTTCGGTGTACCCTTAGGATATGGGGGACCCCATGCAGCCTATTTTGCTACGAAAGAAGCCTATAAACGGCAGATTCCAGGGCGTATTGTGGGAGTCTCCAAAGATGCACAGGGAAACCCGGCCTTAAGACTAGCACTGCAAACCAGAGAACAACATATTCGTCGAGAAAAAGCCACCAGTAATATCTGTACCGCACAAGTATTACTAGCAGTTATTGCTGGAATGTATGGGGTATATCATGGACCCGAAGGCATCAAAAATATTGCTCAAAAGATACACCAATTAACCGTAATTCTAGCTAAAGGATTACAAACGTTAAGTTACACAATTAATGATGAACCCTTCTTTGATACTGTTAAAGTTGGAGTAGGTGATGCCAGTGTAAAAGCCGTAATAAAAGCAGCAGCAGAACGAAAAATAAATCTACGCTTGTATGGAGAAGGAGTCTTATGTATTAGCTTAGATGAAACAACTACCGTTCATGATGTCGTTGAATTATGGCAAATTTTTGCAGCCAAAGATGAGCTACCATTTACCATTGAAGACATAGCAAAACAAGTCAATTTTGACTTTCCCATCTTCTTTAAACGGACTTCAGACTATTTAACTGATCCTGTGTTTAATCAGTATCATTCCGAAAGTGAATTATTGCGTTATTTACATCAGTTAGAAAGTAAAGATTTAGCCTTAAATACCTCCATGATTCCTCTGGGATCATGTACCATGAAATTAAACGCAGCAGCAGAGATGATGCCTGTCACTTGGCCTGAGTTTGGGAAACTCCATCCCTTTGCCCCCTTATCCCAAACCGAAGGCTATCAAATCCTCTTTCAACAGTTAGAAAAATGGTTAGGGGAGATAACAGGATTTGATGGTATTTCTTTACAACCTAACGCTGGTTCTCAGGGAGAATATGCAGGACTGCAAGTGATTCGTCAATACCATGACAGTCGAGGTGAAATTAACCGGAATATCTGCTTAATTCCAGAATCAGCCCACGGGACAAACCCCGCCAGCGCAGTTATGTGTGGCATGAAAGTAGTAGCCGTTAAATGTGATAAACAAGGGAATATCGACATTGCCGACTTAGAAAAAAAAGCCGAAAAACACGCCAACAATTTAGGGGCGTTAATGGTCACTTATCCTTCCACTCATGGGGTATTTGAAGAAGAAATAATTAATATTTGCGATATCGTTCATCGTCACGGTGGACAGGTGTATATGGATGGGGCTAATATGAACGCCCAAGTAGGAATCTGTCGTCCGGCTGATTTTGGGGCTGATGTTTGCCATCTTAACCTCCACAAAACCTTCTGTATCCCTCATGGCGGTGGCGGTCCGGGGATGGGTCCCATTGGCGTAAAATCTCATCTTGTTCCCTTCCTCCCCACAACCAACGTGGAAAAATATACCGATCCCGATAGTAATGGTAAAGCAGAAACCTCCATAGGAGCCATTTCCGCAGCCCCTTGGGGTAGTGCCAGTATCCTGGTCATTTCTTGGATGTACATCGCTATGATGGGGGAAAAAGGGCTGACTGAGGCGACAAAAGTAGCTATCCTCAATGCCAACTATATGGCTTCTCGTTTAGGTGACTACTATCCCATCTTGTTTAAAGGTTCCTCTGGTTGCGTTGCCCACGAATGTATCATTGATCTGCGTCCCTTGAAAAAGCAAGCCGGGGTAGAAGTGGATGACATTGCTAAACGCTTGATGGACTTTGGTTTTCATGCGCCTACGGTGTCTTGGCCAGTTATTGGGACGATGATGGTAGAACCCACCGAAAGCGAAGACTTGGCAGAGTTGGATCGTTTTTGTGATGCCATGATCACCATTCACCAAGAAGCTGAAGCGATCGCCAATGGGACAATTGATCCCGAAAATAATCCCTTAAAAAATGCCCCTCACACGGCCCAAGCGGTCATTTGTGGAGATTGGGAACGGCCTTATTCCCGTGAAAAAGCAGCCTATCCAGCCCCTTGGACAAAAGAACATAAGTTCTGGCCAACCGTCGGACGCATTGATAACGCTTATGGGGATAGAAACTTAGTTTGTTCTTGTGAAGGAATGGAAGCTTATCAAGATAGTTAAAAACCCTAGAAGTCAAAACTGTCTATGTAGTTAATAAAAAACCAGTTATCTGCTTTCTCGGTGATAACTGGTTTTTTATTTATGAACTGCTGAGTTGTCCTCACAAAAGGTTTAAACCTTAAAAAAGAGGAACTTCTTCTTTATCCCAGTTTCTGGGTTCAACTTCGGTATCAACTTCATCAAAGTCAGGGATACAGTTATTTTTCATGTAACTGAGATAGTTTTCTTTAGCGGTTGCAGATTTATAGTCATCCCAACCAGCATAGGTTTTCAGGGTATCGATGAGCGTTGGTAACACTTCCAACCCATAATGAGCTTCCATAGCGATCGCCGTCCGACGACGGGCAATATCGACTAATGTATGGGCATATTCATGGCGCACTGCATAAACCACCTGTGCTTTAATATCCGGTAACTCAGGAGTAATTAA from Crocosphaera subtropica ATCC 51142 includes these protein-coding regions:
- the gcvP gene encoding aminomethyl-transferring glycine dehydrogenase; translated protein: MPNLDITANHTQTNDNKTSNLDNILAPTDSFINRHIGPNRQEIDKMLKMLGFSTLEQLIDATVPQGIRLSKSLNLPEAQSEYGALAQLKSIASKNQIFRSYIGMGYHDCITPPVIQRNILENPGWYTAYTPYQAEIAQGRLEALLNYQTMIVELTGLEIANASLLDEGTAAAEAMSMSYGLCKNKKANAFFVDSHCHPQTIEVIRTRAYPLGIDLIIADHRFFDFDTEIFGALLQYPATDGTLYDYRTFIETAHNQGALVTVAADPLSLALLTPPGEFGADIAVGSTQRFGVPLGYGGPHAAYFATKEAYKRQIPGRIVGVSKDAQGNPALRLALQTREQHIRREKATSNICTAQVLLAVIAGMYGVYHGPEGIKNIAQKIHQLTVILAKGLQTLSYTINDEPFFDTVKVGVGDASVKAVIKAAAERKINLRLYGEGVLCISLDETTTVHDVVELWQIFAAKDELPFTIEDIAKQVNFDFPIFFKRTSDYLTDPVFNQYHSESELLRYLHQLESKDLALNTSMIPLGSCTMKLNAAAEMMPVTWPEFGKLHPFAPLSQTEGYQILFQQLEKWLGEITGFDGISLQPNAGSQGEYAGLQVIRQYHDSRGEINRNICLIPESAHGTNPASAVMCGMKVVAVKCDKQGNIDIADLEKKAEKHANNLGALMVTYPSTHGVFEEEIINICDIVHRHGGQVYMDGANMNAQVGICRPADFGADVCHLNLHKTFCIPHGGGGPGMGPIGVKSHLVPFLPTTNVEKYTDPDSNGKAETSIGAISAAPWGSASILVISWMYIAMMGEKGLTEATKVAILNANYMASRLGDYYPILFKGSSGCVAHECIIDLRPLKKQAGVEVDDIAKRLMDFGFHAPTVSWPVIGTMMVEPTESEDLAELDRFCDAMITIHQEAEAIANGTIDPENNPLKNAPHTAQAVICGDWERPYSREKAAYPAPWTKEHKFWPTVGRIDNAYGDRNLVCSCEGMEAYQDS